The Cygnus atratus isolate AKBS03 ecotype Queensland, Australia unplaced genomic scaffold, CAtr_DNAZoo_HiC_assembly HiC_scaffold_175, whole genome shotgun sequence genome includes a window with the following:
- the PPP4C gene encoding serine/threonine-protein phosphatase 4 catalytic subunit isoform X1, translated as MGELSDLDRQIEQLRRCELIKESEVKALCAKAREILVEESNVQRVDSPVTVCGDIHGQFYDLKELFRVGGDVPETNYLFMGDFVDRGFYSVETFLLLLALKVRYPDRITLIRGNHESRQITQVYGFYDECLRKYGSVTVWRYCTEIFDYLSLSAIIDGKIFCVHGGLSPSIQTLDQIRTIDRKQEVPHDGPMCDLLWSDPEDTTGWGVSPRGAGYLFGSDVVAQFNASNDIDMICRAHQLVMEGYKWHFNETVLTVWSAPNYCYRCGNVAAILELDEHLQKEFIIFEAAPQETRGIPSKKPVADYFL; from the exons ATGGGGGAGCTGAGTGACCTGGACCGGCAGATCGAGCAGCTGCGGCGCTGCGAGCTCATCAAGGAGAGCGAGGTCAAGGCGCTCTGCGCCAAGGCCAG GGAGATCCTGGTGGAGGAGAGCAACGTGCAGCGCGTCGATTCGCCCGTCACG GTGTGCGGTGACATCCATGGGCAGTTCTACGACCTCAAGGAGCTCTTCAGG GTCGGCGGGGACGTCCCCGAGACCAACTACCTGTTCATGGGCGACTTCGTGGACCGGGGCTTCTACAGCGTGGAgaccttcctgctgctgctggcgctcAAG gtGCGTTACCCCGACCGCATCACGCTGATCCGGGGCAACCACGAGAGCCGGCAGATCACGCAGGTCTACGGCTTCTACGACGAGTGCCTGCGCAAGTACGGCTCCGTCACCGTCTGGCGCTACTGCACCGAGATCTTCGACTACCTCAGCCTCTCCGCCATCATCGACGGCAAG ATCTTCTGCGTGCACGGCGGCCTCTCGCCCTCCATCCAGACCCTGGACCAGATCCGCACCATCGACCGCAAGCAGGAGGTGCCCCACGACGGCCCCATGTGCGACCTGCTCTGGTCCGACCCCGAAG acacGACGGGCTGGGGCGTGTCGCCGCGGGGCGCGGGCTACCTGTTCGGCAGCGACGTGGTGGCCCAGTTCAACGCCTCCAACGACATCGACATGATCTGCCGGGCCCACCAGCTGGTGATGGAGGGCTACAAGTGGCACTTCAACGAGACCGTCCTCACCGTCTGGTCCGCCCCCAACTACTGCTACAG GTGCGGGAACGTGGCGGCCATCCTGGAGCTGGACGAGCACCTGCAGAAGGAGTTCATCATCTTCGAGGCGGCGCCGCAGGAGACGCGGGGCATCCCCTCCAAGAAGCCGGTGGCCGACTACTTCCtgtga
- the PPP4C gene encoding serine/threonine-protein phosphatase 4 catalytic subunit isoform X2 yields MGDFVDRGFYSVETFLLLLALKVRYPDRITLIRGNHESRQITQVYGFYDECLRKYGSVTVWRYCTEIFDYLSLSAIIDGKIFCVHGGLSPSIQTLDQIRTIDRKQEVPHDGPMCDLLWSDPEDTTGWGVSPRGAGYLFGSDVVAQFNASNDIDMICRAHQLVMEGYKWHFNETVLTVWSAPNYCYRCGNVAAILELDEHLQKEFIIFEAAPQETRGIPSKKPVADYFL; encoded by the exons ATGGGCGACTTCGTGGACCGGGGCTTCTACAGCGTGGAgaccttcctgctgctgctggcgctcAAG gtGCGTTACCCCGACCGCATCACGCTGATCCGGGGCAACCACGAGAGCCGGCAGATCACGCAGGTCTACGGCTTCTACGACGAGTGCCTGCGCAAGTACGGCTCCGTCACCGTCTGGCGCTACTGCACCGAGATCTTCGACTACCTCAGCCTCTCCGCCATCATCGACGGCAAG ATCTTCTGCGTGCACGGCGGCCTCTCGCCCTCCATCCAGACCCTGGACCAGATCCGCACCATCGACCGCAAGCAGGAGGTGCCCCACGACGGCCCCATGTGCGACCTGCTCTGGTCCGACCCCGAAG acacGACGGGCTGGGGCGTGTCGCCGCGGGGCGCGGGCTACCTGTTCGGCAGCGACGTGGTGGCCCAGTTCAACGCCTCCAACGACATCGACATGATCTGCCGGGCCCACCAGCTGGTGATGGAGGGCTACAAGTGGCACTTCAACGAGACCGTCCTCACCGTCTGGTCCGCCCCCAACTACTGCTACAG GTGCGGGAACGTGGCGGCCATCCTGGAGCTGGACGAGCACCTGCAGAAGGAGTTCATCATCTTCGAGGCGGCGCCGCAGGAGACGCGGGGCATCCCCTCCAAGAAGCCGGTGGCCGACTACTTCCtgtga
- the ALDOA gene encoding fructose-bisphosphate aldolase A isoform X1, whose protein sequence is MPHQYPALTPEQKQELADIARRIVAPGKGILAADESTGSIAKRLSSVGAENTEENRRWYRQLLFTADKRVDPCIGGVILFHETLYQSADDGRPFPQVIRGKGAVVGIKVDKGVVPLAGTNGETTTQGLDGLMERCAQYKKDGADFAKWRCVLKISEHTPSRLAILENANVLARYASICQQNGIVPIVEPEILPDGDHDLKRCQYVTEKVGDVPRVSPACPQGVPEVSPTSPMCPQVLAAVYKALSDHHVYLEGTLLKPNMVTAGHSCTKKYSPEEIAMATVTALRRTVPPAVPGITFLSGGQSEEEASINLNAINRCPLAKPWALTFSYGRALQASALRAWSGKKENTKAAQEEYVKRALANSLACQGKYTPSGQAGAAASESLFVSNHAY, encoded by the exons GCAGCATCGCCAAGCGGCTGAGCTCGGTGGGGGCGGAGAACACGGAGGAGAACCGCCGCTGGTACCGGCAGCTGCTCTTCACGGCCGACAAGCGCGTGGACCCCTGCATCGGCGGCGTCATCCTCTTCCACGAGACCCTCTACCAGTCGGCCGATGACGGGCGCCCCTTCCCCCAGGTCATCCGCGGCAAGGGCGCCGTCGTTGGCATCAAG GTGGACAAGGGCGTCGTGCCCCTGGCTGGCACCAATGGCGAGACCACGACCCAAG ggctggacGGGCTGATGGAGCGCTGCgcccagtacaagaaggacgGGGCCGACTTCGCCAAGTGGCGCTGCGTCCTCAAGATCTCGGAGCACACGCCCTCGCGCCTCGCCATCCTGGAGAACGCCAACGTCCTCGCGCGCTACGCCAGCATCTGCCAGCag AACGGCATCGTCCCCATCGTGGAGCCCGAGATCCTTCCAGATGGTGACCATGACCTGAAGCGCTGCCAGTACGTGACCGAGAAGGTGGGTGATGTCCCCAGGGTGTCCCCAGCATGTCCCCAGGGTGTCCCCGAGGTGTCCCCAACGTCCCCGATGTGTCCCCAGGTGCTGGCGGCCGTCTACAAGGCGCTGAGCGACCACCACGTCTACCTGGAGGGGACGCTGCTGAAGCCCAACATGGTGACAGCCGGCCACTCCTGCACCAAGAAGTACAGCCCCGAGGAGATCGCCATGGCCACCGTCACTGCCCTGCGCCGCACCGTGCCACCCGCCGTGCCCG GCATCACGTTCCTGTCGGGGGGCCAGAGCGAGGAGGAGGCGTCCATCAACCTCAACGCCATCAACCGGTGTCCCCTGGCGAAGCCCTGGGCCCTGACCTTCTCCTACGGGCGGGCGCTGCAGGCCTCGGCGCTGCGGGCCTGGAGCGGCAAGAAGGAGAACACCAAGGCGGCCCAGGAGGAGTACGTCAAGCGGGCCCTG gccaACTCCCTGGCGTGCCAGGGCAAGTACACCCCCAGCGGGCAGGCGGGGGCGGCCGCCAGCGAGTCCCTCTTCGTCTCCAACCACGCCTACTGA
- the ALDOA gene encoding fructose-bisphosphate aldolase A isoform X2 translates to MPHQYPALTPEQKQELADIARRIVAPGKGILAADESTGSIAKRLSSVGAENTEENRRWYRQLLFTADKRVDPCIGGVILFHETLYQSADDGRPFPQVIRGKGAVVGIKVDKGVVPLAGTNGETTTQGLDGLMERCAQYKKDGADFAKWRCVLKISEHTPSRLAILENANVLARYASICQQNGIVPIVEPEILPDGDHDLKRCQYVTEKVLAAVYKALSDHHVYLEGTLLKPNMVTAGHSCTKKYSPEEIAMATVTALRRTVPPAVPGITFLSGGQSEEEASINLNAINRCPLAKPWALTFSYGRALQASALRAWSGKKENTKAAQEEYVKRALANSLACQGKYTPSGQAGAAASESLFVSNHAY, encoded by the exons GCAGCATCGCCAAGCGGCTGAGCTCGGTGGGGGCGGAGAACACGGAGGAGAACCGCCGCTGGTACCGGCAGCTGCTCTTCACGGCCGACAAGCGCGTGGACCCCTGCATCGGCGGCGTCATCCTCTTCCACGAGACCCTCTACCAGTCGGCCGATGACGGGCGCCCCTTCCCCCAGGTCATCCGCGGCAAGGGCGCCGTCGTTGGCATCAAG GTGGACAAGGGCGTCGTGCCCCTGGCTGGCACCAATGGCGAGACCACGACCCAAG ggctggacGGGCTGATGGAGCGCTGCgcccagtacaagaaggacgGGGCCGACTTCGCCAAGTGGCGCTGCGTCCTCAAGATCTCGGAGCACACGCCCTCGCGCCTCGCCATCCTGGAGAACGCCAACGTCCTCGCGCGCTACGCCAGCATCTGCCAGCag AACGGCATCGTCCCCATCGTGGAGCCCGAGATCCTTCCAGATGGTGACCATGACCTGAAGCGCTGCCAGTACGTGACCGAGAAG GTGCTGGCGGCCGTCTACAAGGCGCTGAGCGACCACCACGTCTACCTGGAGGGGACGCTGCTGAAGCCCAACATGGTGACAGCCGGCCACTCCTGCACCAAGAAGTACAGCCCCGAGGAGATCGCCATGGCCACCGTCACTGCCCTGCGCCGCACCGTGCCACCCGCCGTGCCCG GCATCACGTTCCTGTCGGGGGGCCAGAGCGAGGAGGAGGCGTCCATCAACCTCAACGCCATCAACCGGTGTCCCCTGGCGAAGCCCTGGGCCCTGACCTTCTCCTACGGGCGGGCGCTGCAGGCCTCGGCGCTGCGGGCCTGGAGCGGCAAGAAGGAGAACACCAAGGCGGCCCAGGAGGAGTACGTCAAGCGGGCCCTG gccaACTCCCTGGCGTGCCAGGGCAAGTACACCCCCAGCGGGCAGGCGGGGGCGGCCGCCAGCGAGTCCCTCTTCGTCTCCAACCACGCCTACTGA